ACAGTTTAACCCTGTTTGACCTCACAACATCATTCCTGGGCCTCAGCCAAGCATCAGATGGCTCCTCCCACAGCCCGACGGCTCCTCCCACAGCCCGACTCAGGACAAAGGAAACTGTAAATGTGTCCGACTGAACCTGGTCCAGTTCTGCACAACTGCACACACTGTTCACAGGGCCCTCCTAAACTGAATGACCAATGACATGGAATAATGAATGACCACTAAAATCTGGTGTAAGATTTGGCGTAACAGCTGCTCCCTCGTCATTCAGAATAGTGTAAATGGAATGGCAGCTATAATGGGAATGACAGATGACTGACTAACAAAACACGACGTGTGGGTTTCCTGGCTGGCTGCTAGTGAACGAGGTGTCATGGCACACATGTGATGCCTGGACTCTAACGTGTCAGGAAGACGACAGGCGACGCTTTAGTCCCGTAAAGTTGATACAGaaacgcttttattttgaaattcaaGTTAGATGGGCTGGCGCGGCTCCTTGGACCTTCACTCCCAGCTGAGGTCAGCCGGCAGACCAGGGCTCCACCCACAGCGAACTTCAGGGGCTAAATGCTCTTACTTCCATATTCTGTTCACTATATTTACTGGAAGCCAGCCAGGAAACCCACACCTCGTTTTTCCTTATTCAGAGTCATCTGTCATTCCCATTATAGCTGTCATTCCATTTACACTATTCTGAATGATGAGGGAGCAGTTGTTACGCCAAATCTTACGCCAAATTTTAGTGGTCATTCATTATTCCATGTCATTGGTCATTTGGATTAGGAAGGCCCTGTGAACAGGTTTTGTGTTCATGGACATTGAACAAAAGTCTGAGGAGACGCTCACCTTTGACCGACCGCCTCTTCTTGGTGTCGTCCAGTTCACAGAAGGTCATTTTGTTCACTGCAGAAACACAGAGGCAGAGTGGTCACAGAGCTCAGaggtcaggtcagaggtcagaggtcatgttccCACTCACCTGCTTTGGTCACCTTCACCagctcagaggtcagaggtcaggtcagaggtcacagctcagaggtcagaggtcaggtcagaggtcacagctcagaggtcaggtcagaggtcaggttcCACTCACCTGCCTTGGCCACCTTCACCAGCTCTTCGTTGCTGAAGTCGTTCAGGTGTTGCTTCATCTCGGACACGGCCTTGGTGACGGGGCCAAAGGAGAAGTAGGGGTTGACGCTGACGGTGGGCAGTTCCTCCGCCTCAGTCTGAGCGATCAGCATGTGGTAACTctgaagaaacacacaaacacacaatcaacTGGTACAGACTAATACCTGGAGCTGTGaagactagtgatgggacttttgtctctttgaagggagtcgttcaatcaggagtcgttcactgaaaagagtcgttcaacagactggctctgtgatgttttctgtattgttttgaaacaccagtgttggAATGACTAAGGGGCTGTTTACACGgtgtcggattcagtcgactccgggaagagttcatggcggattagccttctgttaacatggaaacggtgcctagagtgcctgaatccggaaacttttgataccagggtccagggtggaacgttatcgatacactccgcattccagctccgtgttaacgcgagtcggagcgttccggggtaaaatatgacgtcaccgcatgcgcgcgcagccaagaactgccagttaacccactccgggccagttggtggcggtaatgcgcctccaagctggtttgccagcctctatgacacaataaagctgcagaaaaagaaggaacaaccacaacaacaatggccggtttcagaacaacatacgtgctgctaactgtgctcagctcgtctgtccagacaaagaagtcctgcgtctttgtacgaccactcgccattgttgtttgtaaatagtgttgtccgcctattcttcttcttctcatttaaaggctgtctaaaccggaaatcgtttgtgcgcaggcgcatgttttaccgccactgtttccctacagctctacatcgccagctactggtctggcatggccactacagcgtattcagccgtcctcgcggactcatgtgaacgcaaatcgttatcatagcggcttcgtcttaacgcggaatgattttataacgcaaaggagaaatctttgcggaattggatcttagtgttgccgtgtaaatgtagcctaaattggctacatgtgatgattgacattccattttaaaggtgctgaattggtgcggcagtaaatattatcttagtgtaaaaaagaatggttagttcaaacgtgtgggttaaatccatgacatgagaggtgacattagacaaatgatggaactggagcagaAACATCCCAGtccattctgtggactagtctgtagaataaaaatgaagaagaaaataaaacattttctgatgaaagaacatttgattctcctcaaaacaagaaaaataaatgtgtggaaacatatggaaaaaattgctcaaaacacaacagtgattcatcactgcaattacagtacttaaatacctaaaaaacttcagtgcaaataaaatacttcaagtaacattgcaaaatatctgatATCTCTGatataaatatcaaaatgattccacatcaggagttctctcacttctactctgtatataaagccaatgcctccccagtgacgctaaactgacaggcagttggacactccctccttaaaaaaaaaaaaaatgaacggctctttacaaagactcagttcccattgttcatttcaaagagctgttcaaaagatttgattcgttcgtgaacgacACATCACTACAGTGTATGTGCTGTGGGCTGACCTGGATGAAGTGGATGTGGTCCTCGGTCCTGGACAGTTGGGTGATCTCCTGGTCCCTCCTCTTCAGGTCTGCGATCTCGTGGCTCAGACGCTCCATGTGACCTTCTGCGTTGTTCAGTGCCGCTCTCTTATTGGACGAGATCAGCTTGGCCATTTCCTGTTGCATCCTCTCGATGGAGCGCAGCATGTCGGCGAACATCTTCTCACAGTCCTGCAGAGCTCTCTGAGCCGAGTTCTGGGTCAGACcgaaccacagtgaacaccagTGTCAAAATTAAAGGTTCTAACATCATTATCGAACTGATTATCTGATTaacaaacagtttaaaaacaaatacaaactagaagcactcggagagcgcagacctccgccaaggctgatcagtggcccccccgtgggcccccccacccccaatgataatcatttcttccttatcccatttccaacaaaccctgaaaatttcatccaaatctgtccataactttttgagttatgttgcacactaacagacagacaaacaaacaaacaaacagacaaacaaacaaaccctggcaaaaacataacctccttggcggaggtaacaaatgaTTTTTATTAAATACACAGAGGAAAGGGCCTGAGGGGGCGGTCCggtgtttttcatagtggggctttgacaCATATGTGCTGTTAGTATTTAGTTTAAATATGGACATATGATTAtgttattactatataggacaatatagaatattatatgaatttatgttatatatgtatatgtgtttttgcgacacagtggtgcagtggttagcactggtgcctcacagacagaaggtcctgggttcgattccaacaccagtcgacggggggtgggacctttctgtgtggagtttgcatgttctctctgtgtctgcgtgggttctctccgggtactccggctcctcccaccatccaaacacatgcactgataggttaactggttaatctaaattgcccataggtgtgaatgtgacagtgattgtttgtctctatatgttcagccctgcgatgaactggagacttgtccagggtgtaccccgccttcgcccctatgtagctgggataggctccaagagacccccgtgaccctagtgaggataaagtgggttcagaaaatgaatgaatgaatgtgtttttgtttgttttgtttagtttttattaatatctggtaggataagtagtaaataggtattatcatattagtgtactgtatataggaaaaaggatgtgtgatattgttatactattatattattattattattattattaataattctttcttattactattattatctatttatttattttttgtggtttgtttacttatcaatcatttatgtaccaatacttatattttgctggttgatttttttttctttttttcactgtctacatcaggggtctcaaactccggtcctcgagggccactatcctgcatgttttagatgtatccctcttccaacacacctgattcaaatgataagcctatcatcaagcgctgcagaagcctgagaacgaccgtcaggtgtgctggaagagggaaacaactaaaacatgcaggataccggccctcgaggacctgagtttgagacccctggtctacatgttcgaaataaagatttcattcattcattcatttctcaaataggaTCATTTTATTTTTAGCTTCAGAATTCTATTTTATGAaattgtttacaaaatttcagtatcacttgtagaaaaaaagatataatcaatataaaattaaaactaaaagggaataaaatatataaatgcactattaactttaataataatatttgttcttgtatcagtgatattttcagtctgaatctgttgaactaattcTTCAACTGTACATGAATATTCAAAGGTTCTGTCCAATCCAATAATTAGTCCAATATTCTCTGTTATTATCTGTATTTATCACTGCAGTTGTAATACTGTATGTGTGTCCAATAAAAGTTTAGGATCATATTTGTAGCGTTTTAGTTCCAGTCAATCTGTTATTCTGAAACTGCTGTCCCCATGTCACAACAGATTTGTGTTTCAACACTTGGATCCAATATTGATCCTAACTGTAGTTGAACATCAGAGCTGAAGCCCTGTTTCATCTAGGATCAGTTTCTGATGAGAAGAGtatgttttacacatttgaataaagtaaaataaataaataattacataaataaataaataagatgttCATTTTGAGGAAGTATTTTTACCATAAACGTTATTTCTGTCATTtgtaccatgtgtcatgtgacctattcatacatgttttaatgaaaatgtttttacagttctagttttggtcatttggttcgtTCTGGATAATGACCTTGTATTGAACAGGACATGTTTCCCTGCGTCACATCTGGATCTGGTCCTACTGCTcagaaaaatggaggtgtgtcatTAATCAGAAGGCGTCAACACTATTTTTACTTGCGCCTGTCATGGCTGCAGCGTGCAGGAATGTGGTCTGAGTGGACGGCCGGCCGAGTGGAGGTGTGTTCTGCTCTTATCGCTCTGATGACGGCAGTGGGTGCCAACCTTGAGAGCGTCCACCGCCTGTTTCAGCTCCTCCATCTGCTTCAGTCGGTCGTGGATCTTCTCCTGGATCTCGGCCTGGGTGGCGCCCAGCCGTTGCTAGGAGacagaataaacaaaacaggcttcAGGTTTGACAGCGGGTGCAGCTGCAGGTGAAAGGTGACGAAAGGAGGAAGGCGTGGACGCAGGAAACAGGTGGATTGTGATGTGATGGGCGTGTGTCCCACAGCTCTGCAGGCTCAGCTTTAAGGCCTGTACAGGTTTATTCAAAGACACACCTTCATGCACCAGCTGTGCAGCGGACCATGATGTGTACATGTATCCAAATGAATGACTCTGACTAAATGAAACTGTGTAATTGTGTGTTCTGTATTCCTGTTcctgttaatgtgaaaaaagtaaaattacaataggaaaataagtacaatttaatccaataaaaactgaataatctaaacaaatatgaacaagctgaaatttcaaaagaaaaataagtgtattttcaccaatattctgcctgttactaaatgttcatGTGCATTTATTGATCTACAACTTGTGTTAATAATAGGCTGAGTTAAGATATTGTTGAAATGATGTATTTTATGTAAATCCTATATTTGTTCATAGTAATATAACGCCAGAAACCAAATtgtttaataataagtatcagtcctATTACAATATATCGTATaaatatgcttagactaggaaggttattccTGTTATGAATTATAGAAAGAGAGGGGGCGGAGTTTATACgttcttcttctcactccttttttaatatgtattatatgttttaaatgtattatatgtctgattttcaagtgttttgttgatttattttcttctgttttgacattcatattccaaataaatacatcaatcaatcaaccaatcattcaatcaaattgcacttatttttctgaagaattgtCAGGTtggtacatggttgttcaggttcatcatattttcatgatgtaattttactttttttcacactagaacagtaattatttatagattattatgttattcatGTTGCTGGTCCGGCCCctggatgtgacccctgaactaaagtggtCTGATGTGACCCAAACCCTCAGGTTCTCCGTTGGTTCCTTACCTGTTCCTCTGCTCTCTCCTGCTCAGCTGACACCATGTCGTGGCCTTTGTGTTCTTTGACGGTACACAAGACGCAGATGCACATCTGGTCGGTGCGACAGAACAGTTCCAGTCCCTTCTGGTGCTGAGGACAGATCTGTCGGTCCAGGTGTCCGATCTCGTCCACCAGCTTGTGTCTTTTAAAGGTGGCAGACTCGTAGTGGGGCTTCAGGTGCTTGTCGCAGTAGGACGCCAAACACATCAGGCAGGTCTTGACGGCTTTGTGCTTCTTGCCCACGCAGATGTCGCAGCCCACGTCCTGGGGTCCGGCGTAGTTGTAGTCGGGGGACGGGGGAGGCGGAGGGAAGGCCTCGGAGCTGCGCTGGAGGGTGGAGTACCTGGACCCGGACCCGGCCTTCCTGGGGGTGGGCCTCTTACTGTAGGTGACCCTGCACTGGGGGCACAGGTAAGACCCAGTGTGGTCCGCATGGTCCCAGTAGGTCTTCAGACAGATGGAGCAGAAGGTGTGACCACAGGGGATGGACACGGCATCCCTCAGGTACTCCTTACACAGGTAGCAGCCGTCCGGGTCCGACGACATGGAGGCAGACGGGGGGTTCCTTCAAACAGACGGAGAAACAGCAACGAGCAACGACTGGAGTCAGACAGGTGGAGTTCCTTCAAACAGACGGAGAAACAGCAACAAGCAACGAGCAACGAGCAACGAGCAATGAGCAGTGAGCGGCGTCAGCACAGGCTCAGAGTGATCCCACAGCAACCACCAGCAGCACTTATATAGAGTAAACACCGAGGGAAGGAAGGGACGCCAAACTGGTTCAGCCGAAACCAGTCCAACAAGGGCGGGGCAACCAAAGGAAGGACACAGGCCACGCCCACATCAGGTACAGAACGGAAAGAGAAGGAATGAATGTGTGAACGCAAAACAAAAGGACTGAGACTGAGACAGGACGTGGACCCAGGGGTTTGGGACAGGACGTGGACCCAAGGGTTTAGGACAGGAAGTGGACCCAAGGGTTTAGGACAGGACGTGGACCCAAGGGTTTAGGACAGGACGTGGACCCAAGGGTTTAGGACAGGACGTGGACCCAAGGGTTTAGGACAGGAAGTGGACCCAGGGGTTAGGACAGGACGTGGACCCAGGGGTTTAGGACAGGACGTGGACCCAAGGGTTTAGGACAGGACGTGGACCCAAGGGTTTAGGACAGGAAGTGGACCCAGGGGTTAGGACAGGACGTGGACCCAGGGGTTTAGGACAGGACGTGGACCCAAGGGTTTAGGACAGGAAGTGGACCCAGGGGTTTAGGACGTGGACCCAGGGGTTTAGGACAGGACGTGGACCCAGGGGTTTAGGACAGGACGTGGACCCAAGGGTTTAGGACGTGGACCCAAGGGTTTAGGACAGGAAGTGGACCCAGGGGTTTAGGACAGGACGTGGACCCAGGGGTTTAGGACAGGAAGTGGACCCAGGGGTTTGGGACAGGAAGTGGACCCAGGGGTTTAGGACAGGACGTGGACCCAGGGTTTAGGACAGGAATGGACCCAGGGGTTTAGGACGTGGACCCAGGGGTTTAGGACAGGACGTGGACCCAGGGGTTTAGGACAGGACGTGGACCCAAGGGTTTAGGACAGGAAGTGGACCCAAGGGTTTAGGACAGGAAGTGGACCCAGGGGTTTAGGACAGGAAGTGGACCCAGGGGTTTGGGACAGGAAGTGGACCCAAGGGTTTAGGACAGGACGTGGACCCAAGGGTTTAGGACAGGACGTGGACCCAAGGGTTTAGGACAGGAAGTGGACCCAAGGGTTTAGGACAGGAAGTGGACCCAAGGGTTTAGGACAGGAAGTGGACCCAGGGGTTTAGGACAGGAAGTGGACCCAAGGGTTTAGGACAGGACGTGGACCCAAGGGTTTAGGACAGGAAGTGGACCCAAGGGTTTAGGACAGGACGTGGACCCAAGGGTTTAGGACAGGACGTGGACCCAAGGGTTTAGGACAGGACGTGGACCCAT
Above is a genomic segment from Sphaeramia orbicularis unplaced genomic scaffold, fSphaOr1.1, whole genome shotgun sequence containing:
- the ftr83 gene encoding finTRIM family, member 83, giving the protein MSSDPDGCYLCKEYLRDAVSIPCGHTFCSICLKTYWDHADHTGSYLCPQCRVTYSKRPTPRKAGSGSRYSTLQRSSEAFPPPPPSPDYNYAGPQDVGCDICVGKKHKAVKTCLMCLASYCDKHLKPHYESATFKRHKLVDEIGHLDRQICPQHQKGLELFCRTDQMCICVLCTVKEHKGHDMVSAEQERAEEQQRLGATQAEIQEKIHDRLKQMEELKQAVDALKNSAQRALQDCEKMFADMLRSIERMQQEMAKLISSNKRAALNNAEGHMERLSHEIADLKRRDQEITQLSRTEDHIHFIQSYHMLIAQTEAEELPTVSVNPYFSFGPVTKAVSEMKQHLNDFSNEELVKVAKAVNKMTFCELDDTKKRRSVKADAAHDAPMYKAIPVQEPQYRDDFLKYACQLTLDQNTAYKQLYLSRGNRKATLKRDPQNYGDSPARFDSLPQVLCKEALSGGAFYWEVDWSGEGAAIGVTYKGIKRTGYGDGGRIGYNRKSWSLFCSDSAYSARHNKDQLEVNAPYSSRIGVFLDHVGGTLSFYTVGESMSLIHRFKASFSEPVYPGFWVWYESAVTLIQL